The proteins below are encoded in one region of Nyctibius grandis isolate bNycGra1 chromosome 7, bNycGra1.pri, whole genome shotgun sequence:
- the FASTK gene encoding fas-activated serine/threonine kinase, which yields MLRLLPWLRALSRESVRPGVLRGLPAGDGSGAGMYPACYCAGKAKPRAVLLPLDPYGHGLLHPFPPDAYRTRGHGKRKSWNFIHEKMSYDTFFTMKRLIERSRSVGEVLRWVTQNPGKVSASHYPIALHKLGQLLQQQQGQAAVNGESRGPGHVLEQPEFQTLCQAIISGCAKFDNFSIVNCLYAAAALGLPGESPLVRVLEDESRSRLGRFNQKDVSMVFSSVMRLHPSSPHPLVESCLSSLERHLEKERHPQTLFLLLSYYRLRAQALQGHPASDQQLINNRKILRLVRHTLGQVSAMREHELALLDEMLALCAQEANNKALEAIFSSQLFYENRQERFIRSMAEWLPRKAENLTPYTMALIAKYVARHRLREPRLLDTIANFLLKRGEQLDSKVIQKLVFPFSRMNYRPSNHGELFPKLEAILEQKAGSSPLATVNILMSMFQLSHFPQTVLHQVFSPAFITNVMSSPYALIVRRYLSLLDAAVELEFRDYSGPRLDPRYRVLMFEHALTADEANRKYSYKGLVAEALRQLVGEECYRQDEVLPPGYCTDFLLWINRSGTVLPLSRVPAASKAPSAHTTASPAAMSLRSSVLALTSDLQDFAPFAPETPGSPPSSRESNLAGRFLPALCPAPGGPCYQPPSDYYCGLSKESSLESQGSSTLSSPSECLSAQPAGTPDCSPRGTSAATLFQFPIGKILEEEEEAAAAGRRGHDRGCFPGEQAQEEPGERSPPPGEDACPPPSPCRPSPKRGPAEGLPGAEEIRRVVLSVNDKWHYCQNSDILVGSRAMRDRHLRLLGYCLVQLPYTELEKVSGIEEAKHYLRQKLRELRF from the exons ATGCTGCGCCTGCTGCCATGGCTCCGTGCTCTGAGCCGGGAGAGCGTGCGGCCCGGCGTCCTGCGGGGCCTGCCTGCTGGTgacggcagcggggccgggatGTATCCCGCCTGCTACTGCGCGGGCAAAGCCAAGCCGCGGGCCGTGCTGCTGCCCCTGGACCCCTACGGCCATGGGCTGCTGCACCCCTTTCCCCCGGACGCCTACAGGACTCGAGGCCACGGCAAGAGGAAGAGCTGGAACTTCATCCACGAGAAGATGAGCTATGACACCTTCTTCACCATGAAGCGCCTGATCGAGCGCTCGCGCAGCGTCGGCGAGGTGCTGCGGTGGGTCACGCAGAACCCCGGCAAGGTGTCTGCCAGCCACTACCCCATCGCCCTGCACAAGCTGGGCCAGctcttgcagcagcagcagggccaggccGCGGTGAACGGCGAGAGCCGCGGGCCCGGCCACGTGCTGGAGCAGCCCGAGTTCCAGACTCTCTGCCAGGCCATCATCAGCGGCTGCGCCAAGTTCGATAACTTCAGCATCGTCAACTGCCTGTACGCCGCTGCCGCGCTGG GCCTGCCCGGGGAGTCGCCGCTGGTGCGGGTGCTGGAGGACGAGTCCCGCAGCCGCCTGGGCCGCTTCAACCAGAAGGACGTCTCCATGGTGTTCAGCAGCGTGATGAGGCTGCACCCGTCCAGCCCCCACCCCCTGGTCGAGTCCTGCCTCAGCAGCTTGGAGCGGCACCTGGAGAAGGAGCGGCACCCCCAGAccctcttcctgctcctctcctaCTACCGGCTGCGGGCGCAGGCGCTGCAGGGACACCCGGCCTCCGACCAGCAGCTCATCAACAACCGCAAGATCCTGCGCCTCGTCCGGCACACGCTGGGCCAAGTGAGCGCCATGCGGGAGCACGAGCTGGCCCTCTTGGACGAGATGCTGGCTCTGTGCGCTCAGGAGGCCAACAACAAGGCCCTGGAGGCCATCTTCAGCTCGCAGCTCTTCTACGAGAACCGCCAAGAGCGATTCATCCGCAGCATGGCAG AGTGGCTCCCCAGGAAGGCAGAGAACCTCACCCCCTACACCATGGCCCTCATTGCCAAGTACGTGGCCCGGCACCGGCTGCGTGAGCCGCGGCTGCTCGACACCATCGCCAACTTCCTCCTGAAGCGTGGGGAGCAGCTCGACAGCAAG gtgATCCAGAAGCTGGTGTTTCCCTTCAGCCGCATGAATTACCGCCCCTCCAACCACGGCGAGCTCTTCCCCAAGCTGGAGGCCATCCTGGAGCAGAAAGCCGGCAGCTCGCCCCTGGCCACCGTCAACATCCTCATGTCCATGTTTCAGCTCAGCCACTTCCCCCAGACCGTCCTGCACCAGGTCTTCTCCCCAGCCTTCATCACCAACGTTATGA GCAGCCCCTACGCCCTGATCGTGCGCCGCTACCTCTCGCTGCTGGACGCGGCGGTGGAGCTGGAGTTCCGCGACTACAGCGGCCCACGCCTGGACCCGCGCTACCGCGTCCTCATGTTCGAGCACGCGCTGACGGCCGACGAGGCCAACAGAAAGTACAG ttaCAAGGGGCTGGTGGCCGAGGCCCTGCGGCAGCTGGTGGGAGAGGAGTGCTACCGGCAGGACGAGGTGCTGCCCCCGGGATACTGCACAG ACTTCCTGCTGTGGATCAATCGCTCGGGCACGGTGCTGCCCCTCTCCCGTGTCCCTGCGGCTTCCAAGGCTCCGTCTGCCCACACTACAGCATCCCCAGCCGCCATGTCCTTGCGCTCCAGCGTCCTGGCCCTCACCTCGGACTTGCAGGACTTTGCCCCCTTCGCTCCGGAGACACCAGGCAGCCCCCCGAGCTCCCGGGAGAGCAACCTGGCCGGGCGGTTCCTGCCCGCGCTgtgcccggccccggggggccCCTGCTACCAGCCCCCCTCGGACTATTACTGCGGCCTGAGCAAGGAGTCCTCCCTggagagccagggcagctccaCGTTGAGCAGCCCCTCCGAGTGCCTCTCGGCGCAGCCGGCCGGCACCCCCGACTGCTCGCCCCGGGGCACCTCTGCAGCCACCCTCTTCCAGTTCCCCATCGGCAAGattctggaggaggaggaggaggcggctgCCGCCGGCCGCCGTGGGCACGATCGCGGCTGCTTCCCGGGGGAGCAGGCCCAGGAGGAGCCGGGGGAGAGGAGCCCCCCGCCCGGCGAGGACGCCTGCCCTCCGCCCTCCCCGTGCCGGCCCAGCCCCAAGCGAGGGCCCGCCGAGGGGCTGCCGGGCGCTGAGGAGATCCGGAG GGTGGTGCTGTCGGTCAACGACAAGTGGCATTACTGCCAGAACTCCGACATCCTGGTGGGCTCGCGGGCCATGAGGGACAGGCACTTGCGGCTGCTGGGCTACTGCCTGGTTCAG CTGCCCTACACGGAGCTGGAGAAGGTGAGTGGCATCGAGGAGGCCAAGCACTACCTGCGgcagaagctgagggagctgcgcTTCTGA
- the TMUB1 gene encoding transmembrane and ubiquitin-like domain-containing protein 1, with protein sequence MALIEGVGDEVTVLFALLVVAVVLGLAWASTRAPEPAATPRDAATLPEERPSAASSPVEHKAPAAAAAAAAPDGASGLAAGLRPRAGPAPAQGPLGEGDSGPAEPTMVLRLKFLNDTERLARVRPGDTVGALKRAYFPGQEQQVRLIYQGQLLRDDAQSLAALHLAHNSVLHCHISQHSPAPAPAGPHASADPVHAALNVGSLMLPLFVLMLAVLWYFQLQYRHVFTATATTFLAGLTLLFSFMAFTMYRR encoded by the exons atGGCGCTGATCGAGGGTGTGGGCGATGAGGTGACCGTCCTCTTCGCGTTGTTGGTGGTTGCCGTGGTGTTGGGGCTGGCCTGGGCCTCCACCCGCGCCCCCGAGCCCGCCGCGACGCCCCGCGACGCCGCGACGCTGCCCGAGGAACGCCCGAGCGCTGCCTCGAGCCCCGTCGAGCACAAGGCcccagcggcggcggcggccgcagcGGCTCCCGATGGGGCGAgcgggctggcggcggggctgcggccccgggccgggcccgcaCCCGCGCAGGGTCCCCTCGGTGAGGGGGACAGCGGCCCCGCCGAGCCCACCATGGTGCTGCGGCTGAAGTTCCTCAACGACACGGAGCGCCTGGCCCGGGTGCGCCCCGGTGACACCGTCGGGGCCCTGAAGAG GGCCTATTTCCCCGGGCAGGAGCAGCAAGTGCGGCTGATCTACCAGGGCCAGCTGCTGCGCGACGACGCCCAGAGCCTGGCCGCCCTGCACCTCGCCCACAACAGCGTCCTGCACTGCCAcatctcccagcacagcccggcccccgcgcccgccggccCCCACGCCTCCGCCGACCCCGTGCACGCCGCCCTCAACGTGGGCAGCCTCATGCTGCCGCTCTTCGTGCTGATGCTGGCCGTGCTCTGGTACTTCCAGCTGCAGTACCGCCACGTCTTCACCGCCACCGCCACCACCTTCCTGGCCGGCCTCACCCTCCTCTTCAGCTTCATGGCCTTCACCATGTACCGCAGATAG